In Rahnella aquatilis CIP 78.65 = ATCC 33071, one DNA window encodes the following:
- the glxR gene encoding 2-hydroxy-3-oxopropionate reductase — MKIGFIGLGIMGAPMAQHLVDAGHSLHFSTLGNVPASLTDAGAKACATPAEVASYADVIIIMVPDTPDVATVLFGDNGCASVPLKGKTIVDMSSISPIDTKTFAQRVQQLGGEYLDAPVSGGEIGAQQGTLTIMVGGKEAVFNDIKPLFELMGKNITLVGDCGAGQTCKVANQIIVALNIEAVSEALLFASRAGADPARVRQALMGGFASSRILEVHGERMIKRTFAPGFKVALHQKDLNLALQSAKALSISLPNTATCQELFNVCAANGGSQLDHSSLIQSLEMMSNHKIG, encoded by the coding sequence ATGAAAATTGGATTTATCGGCTTAGGGATTATGGGCGCGCCGATGGCGCAACATCTGGTGGATGCCGGACACAGCCTGCATTTTTCCACGCTCGGCAATGTACCAGCTTCACTGACCGATGCCGGTGCCAAAGCCTGTGCGACACCGGCAGAGGTAGCGTCGTATGCCGATGTCATCATCATTATGGTGCCGGATACGCCGGACGTGGCAACGGTGCTGTTTGGTGACAACGGCTGTGCCAGCGTGCCGCTGAAAGGCAAAACCATTGTCGATATGAGTTCCATCTCGCCGATCGACACCAAAACGTTTGCGCAGCGCGTGCAGCAACTGGGGGGTGAATATCTGGATGCGCCGGTTTCCGGCGGTGAGATCGGTGCGCAGCAGGGTACGCTGACCATTATGGTCGGCGGCAAAGAAGCCGTTTTCAATGACATCAAACCGTTGTTTGAGCTGATGGGCAAAAACATCACGCTGGTGGGCGATTGCGGAGCCGGGCAAACCTGCAAAGTGGCGAACCAGATCATTGTGGCGCTGAATATTGAAGCTGTCTCGGAAGCGCTGCTGTTTGCTTCCCGCGCCGGGGCTGACCCTGCCCGCGTACGTCAGGCGTTGATGGGCGGTTTCGCCTCCTCACGCATTCTGGAAGTGCACGGTGAGCGCATGATCAAACGGACGTTCGCGCCGGGCTTTAAAGTCGCCCTGCATCAGAAGGATCTCAACCTGGCGCTGCAAAGTGCCAAAGCCTTGTCGATCAGCCTGCCGAATACGGCGACCTGTCAGGAGTTATTCAATGTCTGTGCAGCAAACGGCGGATCGCAGTTAGATCATTCGTCATTAATTCAGTCGCTGGAAATGATGTCAAATCACAAAATTGGTTAA
- a CDS encoding allantoin transporter — translation MNESECTQQERYCERGYSNDLLPKLKEKRNWKGFNYFTLWMGSVHNVPNYIAVGGFLILGLSTFSVMMAIIISALFIAAVMVLNGAAGSKYGVPFAMILRGSYGIRGALFPGILRGCIAAIMWFGLQCYAGSLAFLILIGKIWPEFLTLGGDFNLLGISMPGLIAFLIFWAINVMIGFGGGGVLNKFTAILNPCIYVVFGGMAVWAISLAGLENILNYVPANAEQSGNPLFLFLVVINAVVAVWAAPAVSASDFTQNASSFKQQAWGQTLGLIVAYVLFAVASVCILAGASIHYGVDTWNVLDIVQKWDSLFASVFAVLVILMTTISTNATGNIIPAGFQIAAIAPKKLTYKKGVLIASLISVVICPWKLMENQESIYLFLDIIGGMLGPVIGVMMAHYFIVVRSELDLDTLYTAPGNYNYYHRGFNTVAFAVTLIAVVLSLGGKFIPVLEPLSRVSWFVGVIVAFVLYSIFMKREPSLQPQNV, via the coding sequence ATGAATGAATCAGAATGCACTCAGCAAGAACGTTATTGTGAAAGAGGATACAGCAACGATCTTCTGCCAAAATTAAAAGAAAAAAGAAACTGGAAAGGATTTAATTATTTTACGCTGTGGATGGGTTCGGTACACAACGTGCCGAATTATATTGCCGTCGGCGGGTTTCTTATTCTCGGGTTGTCTACGTTCAGCGTGATGATGGCGATTATTATCAGCGCGCTGTTTATTGCGGCGGTGATGGTATTAAACGGGGCGGCAGGTTCGAAATACGGCGTACCTTTTGCGATGATCCTGCGCGGTTCTTACGGTATCCGCGGCGCATTATTTCCCGGCATTCTCAGAGGCTGTATCGCGGCGATTATGTGGTTCGGTTTGCAATGCTATGCCGGTTCACTGGCCTTCCTGATCCTGATTGGCAAAATCTGGCCGGAGTTTCTGACCCTCGGCGGTGATTTCAATCTGCTGGGTATTTCCATGCCGGGGCTGATCGCCTTTCTGATTTTCTGGGCAATCAACGTGATGATCGGTTTTGGCGGCGGCGGGGTGCTGAATAAATTCACCGCCATCCTTAATCCGTGCATTTATGTTGTTTTCGGCGGCATGGCGGTCTGGGCTATCTCGCTGGCCGGGCTGGAAAATATCCTTAACTATGTGCCTGCCAATGCTGAGCAATCGGGTAATCCGCTGTTCCTGTTTCTGGTGGTGATCAATGCCGTGGTCGCGGTGTGGGCCGCACCGGCGGTGAGTGCTTCGGACTTTACCCAGAATGCCAGCAGCTTTAAACAGCAGGCGTGGGGACAAACGCTGGGTCTTATCGTGGCTTACGTGTTGTTTGCCGTCGCCAGCGTCTGCATTCTGGCGGGGGCGAGCATTCACTATGGCGTTGATACCTGGAACGTGCTGGATATCGTACAGAAATGGGACAGCCTGTTCGCCTCGGTGTTTGCTGTGTTAGTGATCCTGATGACCACCATTTCGACCAACGCCACCGGTAACATTATCCCCGCCGGTTTCCAGATTGCCGCTATCGCACCGAAAAAGCTGACCTATAAAAAAGGCGTACTGATTGCCAGTCTGATAAGCGTTGTGATTTGCCCGTGGAAACTGATGGAGAATCAGGAAAGTATTTATCTGTTCCTCGATATTATCGGCGGGATGTTAGGGCCGGTCATTGGCGTGATGATGGCGCACTATTTTATTGTGGTACGCAGTGAGCTGGATCTGGATACGTTGTATACCGCACCGGGAAATTATAACTATTACCATCGAGGATTTAATACCGTGGCATTCGCCGTGACATTAATTGCCGTCGTCCTTTCACTGGGCGGAAAGTTTATTCCTGTGCTGGAGCCTTTATCACGGGTTTCCTGGTTTGTGGGCGTCATTGTGGCTTTCGTTTTGTATTCCATTTTTATGAAAAGGGAACCGTCACTTCAGCCGCAAAATGTGTGA
- the allB gene encoding allantoinase AllB, translating into MSYDLIIKKGTVVLESEAVITDIAVKNGKIVAIGDDLTGAEKILSAEGVIVAPGMVDAHTHISEPGRSHWEGYATGTRAAAKGGITTMIEMPLNQLPATVDRASLHMKFDAAEGKLTIDAAQFGGLVSYNLDRLHELDEEGVVAYKCFVATCGDRSVSNDFRDVNDWEYFKGLQILAKRDQLVAVHAENALICDELGREAKDAGRVTAHDYVASRPVFTEVEAIRRVLYLAKVADCRLHVCHISSPEGLAEVLRARHEGQRVTCESCPHYFVLDTAQFEEIGTLAKCSPPIRDKKNQEGMWEHLLKGDFDCLVSDHSPCPPDMKAGNVMQAWGGIAGLQNCVDVMFDEAVQKRGMSLPMFSKLMSSNAADIFGLKHKGRISIGKDADFVFIKPNSSYVLKASDLEYRHKVSPYVGRTINAQVVKTILRGETIYDIQDGFQDKCIGKFVLKHLQ; encoded by the coding sequence ATGTCATATGATCTGATCATTAAAAAAGGCACCGTTGTTCTGGAAAGTGAAGCCGTTATTACAGATATCGCGGTGAAGAATGGCAAAATTGTCGCCATCGGCGATGACCTGACTGGCGCAGAAAAAATACTCAGCGCTGAAGGGGTGATCGTTGCGCCGGGAATGGTGGATGCCCATACGCACATCTCCGAACCGGGCCGCAGTCACTGGGAAGGCTACGCCACTGGTACCCGTGCGGCGGCCAAAGGCGGGATCACCACCATGATCGAAATGCCGCTTAACCAGTTACCGGCCACGGTGGATCGCGCGTCCCTGCACATGAAATTCGATGCTGCTGAAGGCAAGCTGACCATCGATGCCGCGCAGTTTGGCGGGCTGGTGTCTTACAATCTCGACCGTCTGCACGAGCTGGATGAAGAAGGCGTGGTGGCCTACAAATGTTTCGTTGCTACCTGCGGCGACCGCAGCGTCAGTAACGATTTCCGTGACGTGAATGACTGGGAATATTTCAAAGGCCTGCAAATTCTGGCAAAACGCGATCAGTTAGTGGCGGTTCATGCGGAAAACGCGCTGATCTGTGACGAACTGGGCCGCGAAGCCAAAGACGCCGGACGGGTGACGGCACATGATTATGTTGCCTCACGCCCGGTTTTCACTGAAGTGGAAGCCATCCGCCGCGTGTTGTATCTGGCGAAAGTGGCGGACTGCCGTTTGCACGTCTGCCATATCTCCAGTCCGGAAGGTCTGGCGGAAGTGCTGCGTGCGCGTCACGAAGGCCAGCGCGTGACTTGTGAATCCTGCCCGCATTACTTCGTACTGGATACCGCACAGTTTGAAGAGATCGGCACGCTGGCAAAATGTTCGCCACCGATCCGCGACAAGAAAAATCAGGAAGGCATGTGGGAACACCTGCTGAAAGGTGACTTTGACTGTCTGGTCTCCGACCATTCGCCGTGCCCGCCGGATATGAAAGCCGGCAACGTCATGCAGGCCTGGGGCGGTATCGCCGGACTGCAAAACTGCGTCGATGTGATGTTCGACGAAGCCGTTCAGAAACGCGGTATGTCCTTGCCGATGTTCTCAAAGCTGATGTCTTCCAACGCGGCGGATATCTTCGGGCTGAAGCATAAAGGCCGTATCTCCATCGGCAAAGATGCCGATTTCGTGTTCATCAAACCGAACAGCAGCTATGTGCTGAAAGCGTCAGATCTGGAATATCGCCATAAAGTCAGTCCGTATGTTGGCCGCACCATCAATGCGCAGGTCGTGAAAACTATTCTGCGCGGCGAAACCATCTATGACATCCAGGACGGTTTCCAGGATAAGTGCATCGGTAAATTCGTACTGAAACACCTGCAGTAA
- a CDS encoding uracil/xanthine transporter, protein MMLFPRVQFLPGIQWFFFIFCNTVVIPPTLQSAFQLSDAATLCLMQYSFIATGLACVAQAALGHGRAIMEGPTGLWWGVILTVTLAEAAHGTPLPVIGGSLAVGIALSGVITVLIGLSGLGHRIAVLFRPAVMMVFMFLLGAQLLSLFIRGMLGLPFGVPQGPVNIDFPAFLLALAVAALVVGIVVWLPSPWNKYGLLAGTLTGWAAYRIIFPQAVSPGTGTDWQWFPLGAPQGLRGGIILTATLTGLLNISNTFGALRGTQTFYPQQTPQYRRSFVVSGLFTLGSAVLGIVPFSPFVSSIGLLTQTNDNRKAPFILGALVVVAIGLFTPLTAFFARIPLSISSAVLLVSYLPLLSSSLSFLPHIRLSSRNVYRLAIPLFSGIFLMGLPAGYLQEVPLWLRPLLSNGLLTGVMLAIVLENLLPWDRVHANNAPH, encoded by the coding sequence ATGATGTTATTTCCCAGAGTGCAATTCCTGCCGGGTATTCAGTGGTTCTTCTTCATTTTCTGCAACACGGTGGTTATCCCGCCGACGTTGCAGTCGGCGTTTCAGCTTTCCGATGCGGCCACGCTGTGCCTGATGCAATACTCTTTTATCGCCACCGGGCTGGCGTGCGTGGCGCAGGCGGCGCTCGGCCACGGCCGCGCCATTATGGAAGGGCCGACCGGATTGTGGTGGGGCGTGATCCTCACCGTGACGCTGGCGGAAGCCGCCCACGGGACGCCGCTGCCGGTGATCGGCGGCAGTCTGGCTGTGGGTATCGCACTTTCCGGTGTGATCACCGTGCTGATTGGCCTGAGCGGGCTGGGCCATCGTATCGCCGTGTTGTTTCGTCCGGCGGTGATGATGGTGTTTATGTTTTTACTCGGTGCCCAACTGCTGTCGTTGTTTATCAGGGGTATGCTGGGGCTGCCGTTTGGCGTACCGCAGGGACCGGTGAACATTGATTTTCCGGCATTCCTGCTGGCGCTCGCCGTGGCGGCGCTGGTGGTTGGTATTGTGGTCTGGCTGCCGTCACCGTGGAATAAATATGGTCTGCTGGCCGGAACGCTGACCGGCTGGGCGGCATATCGGATCATTTTTCCGCAGGCCGTCAGCCCGGGCACCGGCACAGACTGGCAGTGGTTTCCGCTGGGCGCGCCGCAGGGATTACGCGGCGGTATTATTCTGACGGCCACCCTGACCGGGTTGCTGAATATTTCGAATACTTTTGGCGCACTGCGCGGCACCCAGACTTTTTACCCGCAGCAAACCCCGCAATATCGCCGCAGTTTTGTGGTTTCCGGCCTGTTTACCCTGGGATCGGCTGTTCTGGGCATCGTGCCTTTTTCGCCGTTTGTCTCGTCGATTGGCCTGCTGACGCAAACCAATGACAACCGCAAAGCACCGTTTATTCTCGGCGCGCTGGTGGTGGTTGCCATTGGTCTGTTTACGCCGCTGACGGCGTTTTTCGCCCGCATTCCGTTGAGCATCAGCAGCGCCGTGTTGCTGGTGTCTTATCTGCCTCTGCTCAGTTCGTCGCTGTCATTTCTGCCCCACATCAGGCTCAGCAGCCGCAATGTTTACCGTCTGGCGATCCCGCTGTTTAGCGGTATTTTCCTGATGGGGCTGCCCGCCGGGTATTTGCAGGAGGTGCCGCTGTGGCTGCGTCCATTGCTGAGTAACGGGTTGCTGACCGGCGTGATGCTGGCGATCGTTCTGGAAAATTTATTGCCCTGGGACCGGGTTCATGCAAATAACGCCCCTCACTGA
- the allE gene encoding (S)-ureidoglycine aminohydrolase, with protein MGYINHNTGYIKDLLSNRSIIKRGNYALIEPDGLVKNTLPGFERCEITILATPKLGATFVDYLINMLEGGKNLAGFGGDAHIETFVYVIDGNITANAEGQDYRLESGGYLYCPPGVSMTLENANGSRNSRLFLYKKRYTPVTGFQPHVVCNNVHQLEKIHYEGMSDVIVQDLLPANLGFDMNIHILTFAPGACHGYVETHVQEHGALILSGEGMYNLDNHWIPVKKNDYIFMGAYCPQACYAVGRDEPLSYIYSKDCNRDVEL; from the coding sequence ATGGGTTACATCAACCATAACACCGGCTATATCAAGGATTTATTGTCTAACCGTTCCATCATCAAACGCGGGAATTACGCGCTGATTGAACCCGACGGTCTGGTGAAAAATACCCTGCCCGGCTTTGAACGCTGCGAAATCACCATTCTGGCGACGCCGAAACTGGGCGCGACCTTTGTGGATTATCTGATCAACATGCTGGAAGGGGGCAAGAACCTGGCGGGCTTCGGCGGCGACGCGCATATCGAAACCTTCGTCTACGTGATTGACGGTAACATCACTGCGAATGCCGAAGGTCAGGATTACCGGCTGGAAAGCGGCGGATATCTTTACTGCCCGCCGGGGGTGAGCATGACGCTGGAGAATGCCAACGGCAGCCGCAACAGCCGGTTATTCCTCTATAAAAAACGCTATACACCGGTCACCGGTTTCCAGCCGCATGTGGTTTGCAATAACGTGCATCAGCTGGAGAAAATCCATTACGAAGGCATGTCTGACGTGATTGTGCAGGATCTGCTGCCAGCGAATCTGGGGTTCGATATGAACATCCATATCCTGACGTTTGCACCGGGTGCCTGCCACGGTTATGTCGAAACACACGTTCAGGAGCATGGTGCGCTGATCCTCAGCGGTGAAGGCATGTATAACCTGGATAACCACTGGATCCCGGTGAAGAAAAACGACTATATCTTTATGGGTGCGTATTGCCCGCAGGCCTGTTATGCCGTGGGGCGCGATGAGCCGCTGAGCTATATTTATTCGAAAGACTGTAACCGCGACGTCGAACTTTAA